From the genome of Canis lupus baileyi chromosome 4, mCanLup2.hap1, whole genome shotgun sequence:
AAGCACATCTATGATCCTAAAACAAGCAGCAAAAGGAGACAATTGAAGAACAGACTGTTTTCATGAAAGAAGAATTGTGGAACCAAGTGCAGTATCACCTTTAGAGGTGATAGAAATTTCCTAGATTAGATCTGCTTAAAATGAGCACAGCCAGACCTGAACAGCTTAGCAGTTAGGGTGCTGTAGACACGGAGCTATGTGGGCCGCAGATACACTGATCCCAGGCAGGAACAGCCCAGCCCCATCTCTCCTTCATCCAGCTGTCCTACAAagcctccttttgtttttttttattgaactatagctgacatacaatgttaGGTTAGTTTCAGGTCTGaaacagtgatttgacaattctgaaCGTTACAAAATACCACAGAAGTGTTTTACCATCTGTCACTAAACAATGTTATTAAGATATTatttgactatattccctatccTATACTTTTCCTCCCTGTGACTATTTTTTAAGAGCTTttgggtgttttctttttaagattttatttatttattcataagagacagagagagagaaagaaagagacagagagacagaggcagagacacaggcagagggaagaagcaggctccatgcagggagcccgaggtctccaggatcttgccctgaggcaaaggcagacgcttaacccctgagccatgcaggcgtccaATTGTGACTATTTTATGATGGGAAGTTGGTACCTCCAGAGCTTTTTGGGGGGTCCCTTCTTCCAATGCCCTCGTCTGATGTACCGGTCCCGGTGCAGCAGCCCCTAGTGGGGCGCCCCCTTGCGGTCGCTCTCAGGAAATTAAACTACTTAAATCCACCCCCAAAGGATGTTAATAAGCATCTGAACAAGTATGATCCAGGGGAAGGAAGCTGTAATTACAATTTAGCAAATTAACTTTGGGCCAGCTGGGTCATATTAATAGGCAAACAGAGGTACattaaagtttttccttttttaaaagattttatttgtttaagagagagaacacaagcagggaggaggggcagaggaagtgggagaagcaggctcccctctgagcagagatcccaggatcctgggatcatgacctgagccaaagatagacgcttaaccaacttggccatccaggtgccccagcacatTCTTCAAGTTTttcaagagtttatttgagcatatatcctttcaaattggGCGCACCAAATGAAAATGAGTAGGAGCATTCAACCGACAGAAACTAGGGCTAAGGTTTTGTAGAGAAGATGCTGAAGCAAAGCAAATAAATCACTTGATTGGTCAAATGGGTTCTCAGATAGCTGGTCTATAAGGAGAGTGTGCTGGCCCTGCGGAACATTCCAGTACACCTGACAGGTATATTTTCATTATCAGTTTAATCAGGTGGCTACTGCAGCATATAGATTCTGCGGCCGAACAGCAGAGCTTCAAATTCTGGCTTTCTctcttactggctgtgtgaccttgggcaagtttcttaacatttgtacctcagtttcctcatctgtgaagtggctTTAAGAATATTACTTAAGagacacctaagtggctcagttgttgagtgtctgcctttgattcagggcatgatcctggggtcccaggattgaatcctgcatcaggcttctcgcagggagcctacttctccctctgcctatgtctctgcctctctctgcatctcttatgaataaataaaatctttaaaaaaagaatattacttaAAGGCACTAAATGACATAATGCATATGATGATGCATTTAACATGGTACCTGACACCATAATAAGCATTTGGCAAACATTagctattgtttttctgtttttctcttgaaCTTGTTTAATAAGGACCTGCTACAATAGGTGATCCAAGGGcgcatgggtggcttagtcaattaagtgtctgactcttgattttggctcacgccatgatctcagggtcctgggactgagccccacatccagctctgaacacagcacagaatctgcttgtccctctccctcagctcctcagccccatgctctctttctctcaaataaataaaatctttaaaagaaagagagagagagagagagatgatccACTCTTAGCATACCAGAAAATCATGTTTCTCGGCCCAGAAAGCTGGTGACAGGGTCACCAGCATACCTTTATGGAGGTTCTAAAATATTGGCCATGGTGCTCTTAGAGGTAGAATGATTGAGTGATTGGGATAAAAGGAATCTTAGAAATATCAAACACTTCTGaattttacaagtgagaaaagggaagctcagagaggttgagctACTTGCCGAAGGTTACACAGCCAGCTTAGGGGCAGAAATGGAACTGGAAGGCTGGTGCTCATTGGTACCCCTTTCTCCCTTCCACATCCCCAACACACAGACTTTGTCAAGTTTGAGGTTGACTCATCTGCTCAACCTCCAGCTATATTTGAGGGGGAAATTCCTTATATATCTATACCAGAATTATTTGTAGGATTCCAGCCACTGCTACATAAGGTAGGTCTGGGCTGGAAATTAGAAGaagaatttctagaaaattttgGAAGATAGGTCAGTTTTAAAAACCTAGAGGGAATGTATGTGGCTTGTATACACTGGAGACTCTAAAAtagttttttcattcatttgtggaatgtTTTCAACATTCTAGGGAAGATTTAAACATTGTATATGCCAGAAGGATCTCATTTGCCTGCTGTATACTTACCCTTGCCTATCGCCTGTAAGAAGCATTTGCAGGCAGAACAACCTAATTGGAAGGACGCATTAATGCACAGGCCATTTGTCTGTTGAGCACATGACCCAGACCCTGGCTGAAATGAGCTggtaactttattttcctttattttcctattaGAGAACACGTCCTGGCCCTCTGCCACCCACCACCCAGCTCCTCCTCTAGAACCCCTGGGCTTGAACCAGGGGATAGTTCAGTACACAACTACCATGTGTCCACAGGTAAGACTGGAAAGAATAGGGCAGGGAAGGAGATCTCTGGTCAGGAGCAGCTCCCTGCACAGGGGAGTGGCCACTGTGAATTAAAACATGTGCTTAGAGTATGCAGCTcatgtatgtgatatatataatatgcttATTAGCATGTGTTCTGTTGAAAAGGATGAAAGGTCTCTCTGGGCTGGTCATGAGAGTGGATTGCAATCAATgactaataacaataataaacacAATCATGCTGGCTTGGCCAGGGCTAATGCTCTGCTTTATTCATCCAGAAATGGTGTAGCAGAGTAATTATGAAGCTACTGGCCTGGAGCCTCCACTCATGAACTCAGTTGAGAGTAGAACAAGGCTGCCGGACCCTCTTGTTCCTCTCTGGGGATTCATCTACCATCCCTAGGCCTCCCCTCTTTCCTCAAAGGCAGGCTTTGAACCCCATCTCCCTGGATTAGCAGATCCCCTCTCTCTGGACTAGAAGTGGCCTTGTCATTGGTGGTGCACACAACATGGCCTGTCCTCAGCCTCATCCATGTGGAtgcctctgtgctccacctacTGTGAACTGGCACTTAACCCAGTACCTGTGCTATGTCCCCCACAGGTGTCCCAGGCAGCCGCGGATCTCCTGGCCTACTGTGAAGCTCACGTGCGTGAAGACCCTCTCATCATCCCAGTACCTGCGTCAGAAAATCCCTTCCGAGAGAAGAAGTTCTTTTGTACCATTCTCTGACTGTGTTTGTTATGCCGCCGGGGCTCCTCTTCCATCAACCCATTCCCTGGTTAGAGACTGCATGCTCTCAGCCTTAGGGACCTCCAGCCAGCACCGGGCCTACCCCACCAGGATGGCTGGGGCCTGCCTCTCTTCACTGGGTTTCTTAGCtgagttcagttttgcttttccttctcatGTTACATTCTTTACCAGcaaagaaaatagacattttcGTAGCCAAGTAACAAGTGTGCCAACTCAAAACAAGTATGGGTGTAAGGGTTTCGTTTTGTAAATCAGTTCCCATTTTCAATATCAAGTTCATACATTTCAGGGACTAATTTGcgggaaagaaaaacaatatagtcccctccccccattcacaAGACTCTGGTAGCAAATTAGAGCATTTTGACCAACTGAGATAGATGGATAAAGTTTTCATCTGGATGTTTTGTATCTCCTGCTTTTCCATCATCCTATTAGGAAGGAAGGAACCCACAGTGTCAGACGGCTTTCCTAATGTGTGTCTACCTGGAGCCATGTGGCCCAGACCCCAATGAGGGTCTGATTACCATCGACCACTTTGGAGGTGGTCCTTCTACAAGTGTCGATGCTCTATGAATATTGTAGCAAGCTTCAATGTAAATGCACACCATGATAGCCATCTGTTTGTGGGCTCCAGCTGGGCCAGCCAAGGGCACCGTCTCACCCCACCCcacatatgccacatcttcttgcTCCTCCTGTTCTGGCTCCTCCTCCATAGTCCTGACATGGGCTGCATTAATAAGATCCTGTTCaatattgcaaaaataaaaagaaaagaacctttaAAAGAATAAGATCCTGTTCTGGGCACAGCCCTGTGGGGTGTCACCAGGATGGCTCCTGCCCCAGAGCAGTGAACCATAGGGGCAGCAGCTTCCTCTGTGTCATCCACTTATCTGAGCATTGGCTGTATTCACTTAATCCTCCAGCAATTAATAAATGCCAGGAAAGTAGGTCtattttaaagagaggaaaaCTGAGAAGCATGTGGATGGCTAGGTCTAGCTAagtgccaactcttggtttcagctcagatcatgatctcaggatcctggcatcaaggcccgtgtcaggctctgcgctcagcagggagtctgcttaagattctctctgattctctctctctctctctctctttctcttccctctgtccctccccccacttgctcgttctgtctctctctctaatataaataagtgCAGCACACTTCTTTCCTCATCTTTGCATGTTGGGCCCAAATAGCTTACGGACAATGATACATAGATACATGGATGCCCTGCGGTCGACTGGACAGCTCTTGGTTTTTCTGAGACCAAGTTGCAGAATccatctagaaaacaaaaaagatgaaagagaagaaacaccGGGGGGCAGAGAGCTCCTTGACCAAGTTAGTGCTTTTCTGTTGGTGTAGAAACTGCCACTCCCTGGCTCTCACAGCAGCCCGCTGTGCGATACAGGGCAAGCCACTGTGTGCCTGGCATGTTCTAACCTGCTAATTGGGGATAATGATAATTACTCCTCCTGCCTTTCTATCTGGGAGGCCACAGAGAGGTGCTACATAGATGAAAGCTCTGattatcatttaaaacaaattactaaatgctccaatatcATATAACATTGGCAGGAGTGCATGACTTCAAAGACAAACATGGTTCGGTTGGAGGAATAATGTAAAATTGCCTGCAAAGAGCCAAATATAATTCAGATCAATTAATAACTTGCCACTTTGCAAAtggttttattacatttttattctttgcttcttttgttgAAAGCGATTCTCTGTTTCATTAAAGCTCACTGATATTACCAGGGAGGTTAGGAAGCTGTGTGCTCTGACGACAGCAGAATTGTATGCTGTGTGTGATAATAAGACTTCAAACCCTTCTCTATCTCAGTTTATGACCAGGAGCTCTTTATTCCGTGGTCCATGTCAACATCATTAACCTGATAAAGCAAAGCACAATTCAGAAAAGCACATCAGAGAAGCTGAAAAAGTAGGACAGCACGGAAGCTGGCTAAATCGGGTCAGGAAGAAAGTGTGCTTCTCAGTTTCCTTCAgactttctcttctttgttttcacttttcctgtccctttcctttgtctgtctctttctccttttcctcttgttCGACCTTATATTCCTCCATGAGATGCTTTTCTGTCTTTGTGGCTTATCCCCTTCCCAAGCGTCCCTGAACTCACTGCCCTCTTCCCAAAAGCAAGGTCATGCACTTGGGCTATGAGATACAAAAGCAGGTGCATGAGCCCTCGCCCTGCTAGCCACTCATCGGGAAGTGAACGAAAGGGAGCATGCCTGTCGTGGACAGTTGTCACATCTTGTTGGCAGTTTGGCTTTCCAGCATCTGAGCCCCCTCCCTACAGGGGTATATCACCCCTTACGTAGAAATTTAGTGGGCTGCGATAGTGCTCCCTTTCACTGTGGATGCTGAAGGGGGAAGATCTTCCCTGCCTCTCAGGTacccccctcccagccccaggccagcCAGGGAGGGGCCTATGACTTCATGTGAACTGTCTGGACTCCTTTGCCTGGACCTTGAGCCCCAAGCAATaggcacagaaatgaaaagatgctgagGTTTGTTTTATGGGAGCTGCGGTGGCCCTGGGGCAGCAGTGGCCCAGCAGGGGAGGCATCTGAGACTGGCAGGCTGCCGGGGTTCTGTGCCCACTGCTAACAATGTCCAGGAATGACAGTCCTGAGTAGACCATTCCTGCTCTGTTCCCGGCCCCACTGGGCTGTCTTGGTGCCCCCCGCTCCCTACGTCCTCCTAGGTCTCCCTTCTAATGTTCTGTCAATTCTTTGAGCCCGTAAGCTCCATCCAGTAAATTTCTTATTCTTCCATGAAATAGGCTGGGCTGGATGTACATATCGTATGACCTAAAAACTCAATCCCTGGGTGTGTACGCTACAGAAACGTGTCTATGTGTTCACCAAAAGAAAAGTACtagaatgttcatagaagcactATTCGGAAAAACCCAAAGCCAGAAAGCACTCCCATGCACAcattgaatggataaacagattcTGGTATATTCACACAGTGAAATCCTGTGCAGCAGTGGGAACAAATGATCTCAGCACAGTGGGAGTCTCACGACATACAGCAAGTTCACACTACGTGATTCCATTTATGTCAAGCGCAAAACCCAGCAAAGCTAATCTGTGCTGTTGCAAGTAGGGAGTATTAGTTACTCTTCAGAGGATAGGAACCAGAGGGGGGACAAGGGGAGCTTCTAGAATGTTCTGTGTGTGGATCCGGCTGCTAGTAACCTGAGTGTGTCCAGTTTGTGAAAATTCTTCAAGCTGTATACTTTTGATtatgtacttttctgtatgtatgttgTACATCAATAAAGGTTTGTGTGGTTAGCAATCAAGAATCCTActaggtggggtttttttttgcacTTAGCTTAATTTTTTACTCCTCTTTAGGTAGAACATCATTAGTGGAGCAGTTCAGAGTGTATTTGAcaacattttgaaatttgaaatactTATAATCCACAGCTTTGAGCAGAATGCAGGTGGTTCCCTGGGAACAGGATACACAATGCAAATGCTGTGCTGTGGGATCTCTGTCTTTTGGGAAAACAGTTAGGAACCCTGCTGGGATTTCCCACTTGGATCAATCTGTTTGTGAATAAGCCGGTGACCCCCTCTCAGCCTCTCCTACCTCCTGGCCATCAGGAATGAACAGGAGGGGCTGGCCTGCCACAAAACCCTATTATCACATGCCATCTTTAAAGGAAGAAACCATAGCAAAGGCACCAGCTGGCTCCACGATGGTGGTTTTCTGAAAGCAGCCCTGGCCTCCGCTGCCCAGGCCACAGACACCCTGAGGCAGACATGGCTTCAACTGCGCTCCCACCCACTGCAGGCTGTAGACGCCCTTCCAAGCCTCTGATCGATTCTGAGGGACCTGCAGTGCTGTCTTTTTGCTCTCAGCTACCATGTGGCCACCTCCTTGCAGAGAGTGAATATTGAATTCCGGGTGATCACAGAGTAGCCTCACGCTGGGACTCCCACTACATGAGTCAAAAAGTCTTACCTTTGATTCTGGTTTCCAGCCCCCCATGGAACAGCACAATGAGTCTATGAATTGTCAGCAGCCTCCCTCCAAGGGAGCCAGAGAAGGGGAGCAAGCCAAAGGTCAAAGGAATTTTGTTCTGGTGACTGttcaaatttgaaatgaaaataattataatcatcACAATAATTAGAACAATAATATTGATAACAGCAACACTTAACATTTTGACCTGGAAAGAATATGACTGTggaaataatttagaatatttatttacacTTCCATCTCCTTCAGCTCTTCAGGATGATGAGAAGATACCAGATCATGAGCGGCCTTTATAGAGGACCAGAATGATGCTCCCTACCCTGCCCCAGGAGCTTCATCTCCTGGATGGCATTGGCATACTGCTCTGCCCTCCccatctggtttctttttttttttttaattcaaacaaattattttattttatgatatataagtatatatcattacatgtatttctttttttccattttattttttttattttttttaatttattttttattggtgttcaatttactaacatacagaataacccccagtgcccgtcacccattcactcccatcccccgccctcctccccttctaccacccctagttcgtttcccagagttagcagtctttacgttctgtctccctttctgatatttcccacccatctGGTTTCTGATAAAACCCTAACACTTGACTCTGTTAGCTATAAGTCACTCACTAACTTGTAAAATTTTGAAGGCCACGTATGGTAATTAACCATTCACCAGTGTTCTTCTAACCTCTTACCTTCAAAGATTCACCAGTGACAGGGTGGCCTCCCAGGCCCTGCCTGCTCTGGCCCCCACTTATTTCCCAGAGTTGCCTTCATATCTCACTCCCTCTCAAAACCCTGTGCTTATCCACACTGGCTATTATTCAAGCCTACCTCACTAGCCCTGTTCCCTGCTGCCACAGGGTCTTTGCAtttgctgcttcctctgcctagcacatcttccctcctccctttgcAGGTCTACTTACTTTTTAGATCTCAGCTCAAATATCACTGACAGTtcaagccttccctgacctctctgACCAAGTCAAATGTGTTTATAGATTCTTACCACACTGTGAGGCTCTCCTTACAACACTTGTCATTGTTGCAATTTTACATTTGTATATGTGATCATTCAGTGCCCCATCTGTTCCCCCAACTACACTGTGAACACCATGAAGACAAGGCATTTACTCATCCCTGTCGCCCCAGCACCTAACATATCAGCTGGCACATGAGAGGCAGTCAATAAGTATTATCCAAATAAATGCTCAAAAGCCCTCCTGGTCATTTCTCAGCACCAAGTGCTTCTTTTTGGGGGTTCTCCATAAGCTTTTAACCCCTGAATGAGCCCTCAAATGACCCTgtgaaaaggagggaaggaaacgATTATTTGTTGAGTGTTTACATCTGCCAGGCGCCAAACAAAGGACCTCaccttttaatcctcacaatggtGTTATAAGATGTATTACCCTCATTCTGTAGATGTGTACTCCTCATACGTCCATGAGGAAGCTAAATcaagttaaggaacttgcccaaagtcagacAAGTTCAAAGTGACTGAATTTGATCCCAATCAGTGCTCCTAACAATGCCATCATACTACTGCCCAGAGTCCAACCAAGAGCCTCAGAGACAAGTCACTCATCTCCTCCaccccacatttaaaaaatgaaagctccTAGGAAATGATGAAGCGTGCTATTGACTTTATGGCATGGTCACACTTTGTGGCTGTTTAAAAACCATGCAACCTCTGTGCGCTATAAAAGCATCTTCACTCTGTGTATCTGAACCCTGGTTTCATTGTGATAATTAAGGGGAGAGTAGGGCTGCTGCTGGGTAAGCAAGGGAAGAACAGCTTGAAGAAGAAGGAAACACTGTCCCAGGAACCATGAAAGTCACATTAGTCAGCTTAGCCCACTCCCCATGCCCATTGTTTGGAGTAGGAGGTACTCTCGATTGTTTCTTTGAGAAAACCAACCTATTATTACCATTCCCAGGTGTGTGCATAAGTACTCATTGACTTTTCTCTGCAAATTATTTGGCAAAATTCTTATCATttacttgtgctttttttttttttactatacttTATTCTATCTTTCACCTTTAAGTTAAATTGACTTCATCCAACTCAATTTAGGAATAAGCCAATCCCTAGGGCAGAATAAAGGAAACCATTATCCCCAATAAAGTCAGTGCTTTGTAGCCAATGCTGCTCTTATAATACCTGCTTCCTGATCAAGGAACTTGATTCAGTTTAGCCCTTGCTGGTCTCTGACACTGGAAATACAGATCTACATCACCATATCTTGCTTTAGCTAAAATGACATAAAGCAAGACAATGCAAGAGAAAAGGAGGGGCCACACTTGGTAGACAAATAAGGATCAAACCAGGAGTTCTTAGGagatttgaaacaaaacaaaacaaaacaaaaacagagtgcTAAGGACCTGACTTTGGAGTCAAAGTGActcaggttcaaatcctggctctgtcacttactagctctgCTGCGGCCCTGAGCTCTCATTCCTTCTAGTAAAAAGGGGGTAACAGCACCTGTTTCACAGACTGCTCTAGAACATTCAATAAAGTAGCGTAGCTATTTAACATTGCATGGGGTGTCACACGTGCTTGATAAATAGGGACTAAACCATATTTACCCTGTTCACAATTAGTGTGGAATTGTTTCCACACTTAGACAAACCAGAGACTCAGAATTTAGAGTAAGACAGTCatttgccaaaaaaaagaaaaagcactgaaAGAGAAGTTAAACTAATCAGCCAATAACTAGGTGTCCACTACATTCCAAAACCTTAACATCAAAATTACAGACTATTTTATACATGAAGACAACCAAGGACCTGCACATTCCAGGAACTGCCTTATGGAGCAGGGGACCTCACTCTATGCAGGGAAGAAGCCCCTCCCAATAATCAGCAATGGGACAGGCGGTCAAGTCTGTTGTTGTAAGTTTGCTACTTCCAAATTGCTCTTTGAAGAGGTGATGATAACATTCATTGGAAGGAGGTCAAAGTATCTGTCTGGTAAAACATTCAGAGTCTCTGAAGGGATCACAGTATCCACCCAAGGAAGTAAACCATTAAGGGCTCTCTCACTGGACATGACTTTCCAACTGCTACTAAGTAGTGCTATCTTTTTGTGGTGGGCTAATTTTTCTCCATCTGTTATCTTCGTCGGACAGTTTTGAATGAATGCATGCTAGAACAAGATACCAAAGGCTGGACCCATCCTTTATGATTCCAGGTCATCAGGGAACTGAAGAATGGCTGTTGTAGCTCAGGCTAGGTTACTCCGGAGTATCTACCAGCTGTTCCCACCATTAGGCTGTTACGGAGCTTGTCAGTGTCCAGGCACAACTT
Proteins encoded in this window:
- the GNG4 gene encoding guanine nucleotide-binding protein G(I)/G(S)/G(O) subunit gamma-4 — its product is MKEVMSNNSTTSISQARKAVEQLKMEACMDRVKVSQAAADLLAYCEAHVREDPLIIPVPASENPFREKKFFCTIL